In a genomic window of uncultured Sphaerochaeta sp.:
- a CDS encoding FKBP-type peptidyl-prolyl cis-trans isomerase N-terminal domain-containing protein, translating to MNKNTRTKVIVTMLAMILIATSLFAAGMKESNPDAITVRILSSSASDGQQTFAARTLEGNEISFIANDLTKSSYPVGSLAVGDYLEVVLAGSLAVDIRYINPLVATGALPYSISTERATSLESLTDRFSYTYGYLLIQSFSSQGLFFDAGYYVKGALDGYRDSQSEVQAGYYTLEELYANVNAYQETIWSAGLAATDYGKSYTSIDQVRDLAKPESLSDAFSYTYGYLLALNMSGQGIHVNGDLYASGALDFACENPLQMNDAEMQSAFTEYQQILEEEYAQWLSEVAASNLTDAEAFLEANKANDGVITTASGLQYQVLTPADGAKPTLSDTVEVNYQLQMIDGSVIESSYDMGQTAHFPVNGLIEGFTEALLTMNTGSVIRTWIHPSLGYGEMGTETILPNALLVFDIELVSIEAAQTL from the coding sequence ATGAACAAGAATACCCGAACCAAGGTGATTGTGACCATGTTGGCCATGATCCTTATCGCTACTTCTCTCTTCGCAGCAGGCATGAAGGAAAGTAATCCTGATGCGATCACCGTCCGCATCCTGTCCTCAAGCGCTTCCGACGGCCAGCAGACATTTGCAGCCCGTACGCTCGAAGGGAATGAGATCAGTTTCATCGCCAACGATCTGACCAAGTCCAGCTATCCCGTAGGCTCGCTTGCCGTCGGTGACTACCTTGAGGTGGTGCTTGCCGGTTCGCTTGCCGTTGATATTCGTTACATCAATCCCCTGGTTGCAACCGGTGCACTTCCCTACTCCATCAGCACCGAACGGGCCACCAGCCTCGAGAGCCTCACCGACCGTTTCAGCTACACCTACGGGTATCTGCTGATCCAGTCCTTCTCTTCCCAGGGCCTCTTCTTTGATGCAGGCTACTATGTGAAGGGAGCCCTTGACGGCTATCGTGACTCACAGAGTGAAGTGCAGGCCGGCTACTACACCCTTGAAGAGCTGTACGCCAACGTCAATGCATACCAGGAAACCATCTGGAGTGCCGGGCTTGCCGCCACCGACTACGGCAAGAGCTATACCTCAATCGATCAGGTCCGCGACCTCGCCAAACCAGAATCCTTGAGCGATGCATTCAGCTATACCTACGGATACTTGCTTGCCCTGAACATGTCGGGCCAGGGAATCCATGTGAATGGCGACCTCTATGCTTCCGGTGCCCTGGACTTTGCCTGTGAGAATCCTTTGCAGATGAACGATGCCGAGATGCAGAGTGCCTTCACCGAATACCAGCAGATTCTTGAGGAAGAGTATGCACAGTGGCTGAGCGAAGTTGCTGCATCCAACCTCACGGATGCTGAGGCCTTCCTCGAAGCCAACAAGGCAAACGATGGAGTCATCACCACCGCAAGCGGATTGCAGTACCAGGTACTGACCCCTGCTGACGGTGCCAAGCCGACGCTTTCTGACACCGTAGAGGTAAACTACCAGCTGCAGATGATCGACGGATCGGTAATCGAGAGCTCCTACGACATGGGACAGACAGCACACTTCCCGGTGAATGGTCTGATCGAAGGCTTCACCGAAGCACTGCTTACCATGAATACCGGCTCTGTGATCCGCACCTGGATCCATCCATCCCTCGGGTATGGCGAAATGGGAACGGAAACGATTCTCCCCAACGCCCTGTTGGTCTTTGACATCGAGCTGGTCTCCATCGAAGCTGCCCAGACTCTGTAA
- a CDS encoding nucleoside deaminase encodes MPTISRKEMNDTDIRLLYETVRIAHEAKMHGNHPFGALLADKDGTILMEQGNDYEEGGSAMHAETLLLFKASKRYDAEFLAACTLYTNAEPCVMCTGALYWTNVRRLVFGITEKQLLQLTGSDVQNPTFDLPSDVVLSYGQKDMEVVGPATDVQLLEAIVADHKEFWNH; translated from the coding sequence ATGCCTACCATCAGCCGCAAGGAAATGAATGATACCGATATCCGTCTTCTGTACGAAACCGTCCGAATCGCCCACGAGGCAAAGATGCACGGAAACCACCCCTTCGGAGCCCTGCTTGCAGACAAGGATGGCACCATTCTCATGGAACAGGGAAACGACTATGAGGAAGGCGGGTCTGCGATGCATGCCGAAACGCTCCTGCTTTTCAAGGCCAGCAAGCGCTACGATGCAGAGTTTCTGGCTGCCTGCACCCTCTACACCAACGCAGAACCCTGCGTCATGTGCACCGGAGCGCTCTACTGGACCAATGTCCGACGCCTTGTCTTCGGCATTACCGAAAAACAGCTGCTCCAGCTCACCGGCAGCGACGTGCAGAATCCTACCTTCGATCTTCCCAGTGATGTGGTCCTCTCCTATGGGCAGAAGGACATGGAGGTAGTGGGGCCTGCCACCGATGTGCAGTTGCTTGAGGCAATCGTGGCAGACCACAAGGAGTTCTGGAACCACTGA
- the metA gene encoding homoserine O-succinyltransferase — MPVTIPQDLPSGAVLKEENIFFMTSERAIHQDIRPLQVAILNLMPNKRKTEEQFLRLLGNTSLQVEVTFLTTASYESKNTPRSYLKTFYKTFREIREDRFDALIVTGSPVETLEFEDVAYWRELEEILDWAEKHVYSSLFVCWAAQAALYHHYGIGKRLLPSKLFGVYNHSVHAAKHPLVRGFDDQFRAPHSRHTTIDEAAVKKNTDLLVLCESEEAGIYLVTSKDGRKVFITGHSEYDKQTLHDEYQRDLKAGKPIDKPKGYYRNDDESLPVVMSWRGHANLLFTNWLNYHVYQGTPYHLEELGTSAPQF, encoded by the coding sequence ATGCCGGTAACCATTCCCCAAGACCTTCCTTCAGGAGCAGTCCTGAAGGAAGAAAACATCTTCTTCATGACCAGCGAACGGGCCATCCACCAGGACATCCGCCCCTTGCAGGTAGCCATCCTCAACCTGATGCCGAACAAGCGCAAGACAGAGGAGCAGTTCTTGCGCCTCTTGGGCAACACATCCTTGCAGGTTGAGGTCACCTTCCTCACCACGGCAAGCTATGAGAGCAAGAACACCCCACGGTCGTACCTGAAGACCTTCTACAAGACCTTCAGAGAGATCAGGGAAGACCGTTTTGACGCACTCATCGTCACCGGAAGCCCGGTAGAGACCCTTGAATTTGAGGATGTGGCGTACTGGAGGGAACTCGAGGAGATCCTGGACTGGGCAGAAAAGCATGTCTACTCATCGCTGTTCGTCTGCTGGGCGGCACAAGCGGCGTTGTATCATCACTACGGGATAGGCAAGCGCCTGCTCCCTTCCAAGCTCTTTGGGGTGTACAACCATTCGGTCCATGCTGCCAAGCATCCGTTGGTGCGGGGCTTTGACGACCAATTCCGCGCTCCCCACTCACGCCACACCACCATCGATGAGGCTGCGGTCAAAAAGAATACCGATCTGTTGGTACTCTGCGAATCAGAGGAGGCGGGAATCTACCTGGTCACCAGCAAGGATGGGAGAAAGGTGTTCATTACCGGCCACAGCGAATACGACAAGCAAACGCTGCACGACGAGTACCAGCGGGACCTGAAAGCAGGAAAGCCCATCGACAAGCCGAAGGGCTACTACCGCAATGACGATGAGTCATTGCCGGTGGTGATGAGCTGGAGAGGTCATGCCAATCTGCTGTTCACCAACTGGCTGAACTACCATGTCTACCAAGGAACGCCGTATCATCTGGAGGAGCTGGGAACAAGTGCACCGCAGTTCTGA
- a CDS encoding O-acetylhomoserine aminocarboxypropyltransferase/cysteine synthase family protein: protein MPKNNRTKQFETLALHAGQEHADPTTGARAVPIYQSTSYVFDSCAQAEARFNLSEPGNIYSRLSNPTQDVFEARIAALEGGVAALATASGSAAITLTILNLAKNGEHIVSAQTIYGGTYNLFANTLSEWGITTTFVDVSDLAQVRKAIKGETKALFVETIGNPNATLCDLQALANLAHEHKIPLVVDNTFATPYLVRPIEYGADIVVHSATKFIGGHGTALGGVIIDSGNFSWEESGKFPSITEPNPSYHGLSFSKAVGKAAWIAKARAVLLRDTGACLAPWHSFLFLQGLETLPLRVERHVQNTLRIIEYLSTHPKVAEVRHPSLASNPYHALYEQYFPKGGISIFTFDIKGSEEDARKFIDSLSIFSLLANVADLKSLVIHPATTTHSQLTDEEKQSQGIRGTTIRLSIGCEHIDDLIADLEGAFFQVQGGSTCR from the coding sequence ATGCCAAAGAACAACCGGACCAAACAGTTTGAAACCCTCGCCCTGCATGCCGGACAGGAACATGCCGACCCTACCACCGGAGCACGAGCAGTCCCCATCTACCAGAGCACCAGCTATGTCTTTGATTCCTGTGCCCAGGCTGAAGCCCGCTTCAACCTCTCGGAGCCGGGAAACATCTACAGCCGGCTCTCCAACCCCACCCAAGATGTCTTTGAGGCACGCATCGCGGCCCTGGAAGGAGGGGTGGCTGCACTTGCTACCGCCAGCGGATCGGCAGCCATCACCTTGACCATCCTCAATCTTGCCAAGAACGGGGAGCACATCGTCAGCGCACAGACCATCTACGGAGGGACGTACAATCTCTTTGCCAATACGCTCAGCGAATGGGGCATCACCACCACCTTCGTAGATGTTTCCGACCTTGCACAGGTACGCAAGGCGATCAAGGGCGAGACCAAGGCCCTCTTTGTAGAGACGATCGGCAATCCGAACGCAACGCTGTGCGATTTGCAAGCACTAGCCAACCTTGCCCACGAGCACAAGATTCCCTTGGTGGTGGACAATACCTTTGCAACCCCCTACTTGGTGCGTCCCATCGAATACGGGGCCGACATCGTGGTACACTCCGCAACCAAGTTCATCGGCGGCCACGGTACCGCACTCGGAGGGGTCATCATTGACAGCGGGAACTTCTCGTGGGAAGAGAGCGGCAAGTTCCCTTCCATCACCGAGCCCAATCCCAGCTATCATGGACTGAGTTTCAGCAAGGCAGTGGGTAAGGCTGCCTGGATTGCCAAGGCCCGGGCTGTCTTGTTGCGCGACACCGGCGCCTGTCTTGCCCCCTGGCACTCCTTCCTCTTTCTCCAGGGGCTGGAAACACTCCCCTTGCGGGTCGAGCGCCACGTGCAGAACACCCTCAGGATTATCGAGTACCTGAGCACCCATCCCAAGGTAGCGGAAGTCCGTCACCCAAGCCTTGCAAGCAACCCGTATCATGCGCTGTATGAGCAGTACTTTCCCAAGGGCGGGATCAGCATCTTCACCTTCGACATCAAGGGAAGTGAGGAGGATGCCAGGAAGTTCATCGACTCCCTGTCCATCTTCAGCCTGCTGGCAAATGTGGCCGATCTCAAATCATTGGTGATTCATCCGGCCACCACCACCCACTCCCAGCTTACCGATGAAGAGAAACAAAGCCAGGGCATCAGAGGCACCACCATCCGCCTTTCCATTGGCTGCGAGCATATCGATGATCTCATCGCCGATCTTGAAGGGGCTTTCTTCCAGGTACAGGGAGGCAGCACATGCCGGTAA
- a CDS encoding transposase has product MRNYLENKIAKSVARLDLDPDDFRMHFSNPKADFTRFRRQSFSDVVKLGLLSPGSCMKENLRHYFGVGPDRPSASAYIQHRDKLGVQAYRALFDHFKDTDVPFTLIKNKYLLVACDGSAISIHPNKDDAGTLLHMTNNPNGKVCNQLHLNVLTAVPDGYFLDYVIQDHKDMHEIQACEQMVERMAGCPSPLPSIITCDRGYESYRLMMWVSSLGFHFCIRAKDLNSPGISQRYRNMVGEDGLMDTVVTRKYTRCSTVHRNPAIYPDYIYVPQNVINEFIPATRNPLGKVLKSRPLIIDFFEYSFRLVRLQLSETSYEVLLTSLPQSEFSMADLKELYHLRWGVETTLRQLKYDDCSSFSNTRKKVAAIGEIILSMIFHNICTSVLVAFGRSLSRRIKNRKLLYKVSYSDLSKTLRLYASGRDPTITIKKIVKELTMTIQPVRNDRAFSRILEHRSFIPFIYRAA; this is encoded by the coding sequence ATGAGGAATTATCTAGAAAACAAAATCGCTAAATCCGTCGCCAGATTGGACCTTGACCCTGATGATTTCCGGATGCATTTCAGCAATCCCAAAGCCGATTTCACCCGGTTCAGGCGTCAATCTTTCAGTGATGTTGTCAAGCTCGGCTTGCTTTCTCCCGGAAGCTGCATGAAGGAGAACCTGAGGCATTACTTCGGTGTCGGTCCTGACAGGCCCTCAGCGTCAGCATACATCCAGCATCGTGACAAGCTGGGCGTACAGGCATATCGGGCCCTGTTCGACCATTTCAAGGATACTGATGTGCCGTTCACGCTGATCAAGAACAAGTATCTGCTGGTGGCCTGCGATGGTTCCGCCATCAGCATCCACCCGAACAAGGATGATGCGGGTACGTTGCTGCACATGACCAATAATCCGAACGGAAAGGTCTGCAACCAGCTTCATCTCAATGTCCTCACTGCCGTACCCGATGGGTATTTCCTGGACTACGTCATCCAGGACCACAAGGACATGCATGAGATACAGGCCTGCGAACAGATGGTCGAGCGGATGGCTGGATGCCCCAGTCCCTTGCCGAGCATCATCACCTGCGACAGGGGGTACGAGAGCTATAGGCTCATGATGTGGGTGTCCTCTCTGGGGTTCCATTTTTGCATCCGGGCAAAAGACCTCAACTCCCCAGGCATCAGCCAAAGGTACCGGAACATGGTAGGTGAGGACGGTCTGATGGATACTGTTGTCACCAGGAAATACACCCGATGCTCTACCGTGCACAGGAACCCAGCAATTTATCCTGACTATATTTATGTCCCACAGAACGTGATCAACGAGTTCATCCCTGCAACAAGGAACCCTTTGGGGAAGGTCCTGAAGAGCCGTCCGCTCATTATCGATTTCTTCGAGTATTCTTTCAGGCTCGTCAGACTGCAACTTTCCGAAACCTCGTATGAGGTCCTGCTGACCAGCCTGCCTCAGTCGGAGTTCTCGATGGCCGACCTCAAGGAGTTGTATCATTTGAGATGGGGCGTGGAGACCACCTTGCGCCAATTGAAGTATGATGACTGTTCGTCATTCAGCAACACCAGGAAGAAGGTTGCAGCCATTGGTGAAATAATCCTTTCGATGATCTTCCACAACATCTGCACATCGGTACTGGTCGCTTTCGGCAGGAGTCTGTCCCGTAGGATAAAAAACCGCAAGCTCCTGTACAAGGTCAGCTATTCCGACCTGTCCAAGACACTGAGACTGTACGCCTCGGGAAGGGACCCGACTATCACGATCAAGAAAATAGTCAAGGAGCTCACGATGACCATTCAACCGGTAAGGAACGACAGAGCATTTTCCCGAATTCTCGAACACCGTTCTTTTATCCCGTTCATCTACAGAGCAGCTTGA
- the putP gene encoding sodium/proline symporter PutP: MNTYQVLTALAFALYLGLMLAIGFFTFRKTKSTSDYFLGGRSIGPWFTALSAEASDMSGWLLMGLPGLAYFTGLQEAFWTAVGLLVGTYLNWLLVAKRMRKYTIHAKDSITIPEFLTNRFHDKSKVLQTISSVIILVFFVVYTASGFLACAKLFTAVFGMNYYAALILGVVVILGYTLLGGYLAVVATDFLQGSLMFVALVATGLIALFAIGGPAHTFAELAKFGEHFINPFITPPGTTYGFLQILSALAWGLGYFGMPHILIRFMSIRSNAEVKTSRRIAMVWVTLAMAAALLVGVVGKIFLLPLEYASQSAAESVFIASMQKIFPTFIAGFFLCAILAASMSTADSQLLVASSAFSKDVYKALLRKDASDKETLLVSRITVVVITIIAIFLAMDPNSSIFDVVSYAWAGFGATFGPVILASLFWRKATKNGAVAAMVGGFLTVIIWKQLSGGLFDVYELLPGFIIASILMIVFSLLDKHPDPEMLEEFDAFVAIED; encoded by the coding sequence ATGAACACCTATCAAGTACTCACTGCGCTAGCCTTTGCCCTGTATCTCGGCCTTATGTTGGCCATCGGGTTTTTCACCTTCCGAAAAACAAAGTCCACCAGTGACTACTTCCTCGGAGGAAGATCGATCGGTCCTTGGTTCACCGCACTCAGCGCCGAGGCCTCGGACATGTCAGGGTGGCTCTTGATGGGTCTTCCCGGTCTTGCCTACTTCACCGGTTTGCAGGAAGCCTTCTGGACCGCAGTTGGACTGCTGGTAGGGACCTATCTCAACTGGCTGCTGGTTGCAAAAAGGATGCGCAAATACACCATCCATGCCAAGGATTCCATCACCATCCCCGAATTCCTGACCAACCGTTTCCATGACAAGTCGAAGGTATTGCAGACGATCAGCTCAGTCATCATTCTCGTCTTCTTCGTCGTCTACACCGCCAGCGGCTTCCTTGCCTGCGCCAAGCTCTTCACGGCAGTCTTCGGCATGAACTACTATGCAGCGCTCATTCTTGGGGTGGTCGTCATCCTGGGGTACACACTCCTCGGAGGATATCTTGCCGTTGTTGCAACAGACTTCCTGCAGGGTAGCCTGATGTTTGTTGCCTTGGTTGCCACCGGCCTGATCGCCCTCTTTGCCATCGGCGGTCCTGCCCATACCTTTGCCGAGCTCGCCAAATTCGGTGAGCACTTCATCAACCCCTTTATCACTCCCCCCGGAACAACCTACGGATTCCTGCAGATCCTCAGCGCCCTTGCCTGGGGCCTTGGATACTTCGGCATGCCTCACATCCTCATACGCTTCATGTCCATCCGCAGCAATGCGGAAGTGAAGACCAGTCGCAGGATTGCAATGGTCTGGGTAACCCTGGCCATGGCCGCAGCCCTTCTGGTTGGTGTGGTGGGAAAGATCTTCCTGCTTCCGCTTGAGTATGCCTCCCAGAGCGCCGCAGAGTCGGTCTTCATTGCCAGCATGCAGAAGATTTTCCCGACCTTCATCGCAGGTTTCTTCCTCTGCGCCATTCTGGCCGCCAGCATGAGTACCGCCGACAGCCAGCTGCTTGTTGCTTCCTCCGCCTTCAGCAAGGACGTCTACAAGGCCCTTCTGAGAAAGGATGCCTCGGACAAGGAGACCCTGCTGGTCAGCCGCATTACCGTCGTGGTGATCACCATCATCGCCATCTTCCTTGCCATGGACCCCAACTCATCCATCTTTGATGTCGTGTCCTATGCATGGGCAGGCTTCGGTGCCACCTTCGGCCCGGTGATCCTTGCCTCACTCTTCTGGAGAAAGGCCACCAAGAACGGGGCTGTTGCTGCCATGGTAGGCGGTTTCCTGACCGTCATCATCTGGAAGCAACTCTCCGGTGGTCTCTTTGATGTCTATGAGCTGCTGCCTGGCTTCATCATTGCAAGCATCCTCATGATTGTCTTCAGCCTGCTGGACAAGCATCCTGATCCAGAGATGCTCGAAGAGTTCGATGCCTTCGTGGCAATCGAGGACTGA
- a CDS encoding extracellular solute-binding protein codes for MKRFIKFTWGFLVCILLVLSTACTGKSAGSEKLYLYNWTYYTPDELVAKFEKETGIDVIIDNFASNEEMFAKVMAGRNKGYDILFPSSDYTQIMIKLGLLSELDHEKLPNLSYISPLIREKATYDPDFSYSVPYFMGSSGIAVNTQRVDGAYERSWAIFSDARFAGRMSLLDDMREVMGAALKHLGFEGNTTDKEQLALAAKLINEEWKPNIVKFDSESFGKAFSRGEFVVVHAYPENVFAELPRETWSSIDFFIPEEGGMMYIDNMVIPSSAKNKDNAHTFINFIHDPKNYALFLDAFGFPPTTNTGAQQYMSNKDFFFSVEDLANSDNIQDLGAELEIYNQLWQTIRYEQ; via the coding sequence GTGAAGAGGTTCATCAAGTTCACATGGGGTTTTCTGGTATGCATCCTGCTTGTGCTCAGCACAGCCTGTACCGGGAAATCGGCAGGAAGCGAAAAGTTGTACCTCTACAACTGGACCTACTACACCCCGGATGAGCTTGTTGCCAAATTTGAGAAAGAAACCGGCATTGATGTCATCATAGACAACTTCGCCTCCAACGAGGAGATGTTTGCCAAGGTCATGGCCGGGAGAAACAAGGGATATGACATCCTTTTCCCCTCCTCCGATTACACCCAGATCATGATCAAGCTCGGTCTCTTGTCTGAGCTTGACCATGAAAAACTTCCCAACCTCTCCTACATCTCCCCCCTCATCAGGGAAAAAGCCACGTATGACCCGGATTTCTCCTACTCAGTCCCCTACTTCATGGGCTCAAGCGGGATTGCGGTCAACACACAGCGCGTGGACGGAGCGTATGAGCGCAGTTGGGCCATCTTCTCCGATGCTCGCTTTGCCGGAAGGATGTCCCTCCTGGATGACATGCGGGAAGTGATGGGAGCCGCCCTCAAGCACCTGGGTTTTGAGGGAAACACCACCGACAAGGAACAGCTCGCCTTGGCTGCCAAGCTCATCAACGAGGAGTGGAAACCAAACATCGTCAAATTCGACTCCGAATCCTTCGGCAAAGCCTTCAGCAGAGGAGAGTTTGTCGTAGTGCATGCATACCCGGAGAATGTGTTTGCAGAACTTCCCCGCGAAACCTGGTCCTCCATCGACTTCTTCATCCCTGAGGAAGGGGGCATGATGTACATCGACAACATGGTCATCCCCTCTTCTGCCAAAAACAAGGACAACGCCCATACGTTCATCAATTTCATCCACGACCCCAAGAACTATGCACTGTTCCTTGATGCTTTCGGCTTTCCTCCAACCACCAATACCGGAGCCCAGCAATACATGAGCAACAAGGATTTTTTCTTCAGCGTGGAAGACCTCGCCAATTCTGACAACATCCAGGATCTTGGAGCTGAACTGGAAATCTACAACCAACTCTGGCAAACCATCCGATATGAGCAGTAA
- a CDS encoding ABC transporter permease, whose product MNYHKYSSKTGFSFSYVMLALVIVFLFIPLFVVVFFSFNNAKGMQWDHASLIWYKRLIFESPSLWAAFRNSLVIALTSSVTATALGSLAAIGIKWYRFHGRSYITTVSYLPMVLPEVIIGISMLIFFSAVKVRLGMFTIFAAHTTFNLPFVFMMVTARLDEFDYSTVEAARDLGANERQTLTKVIIPTIIPAVLSGFLMCITMSLEDFVITFFVSGPGSGTLPLYVYSMIRYGVSPVINALSFVMILGTMVIAFMFRKFLKTVAASS is encoded by the coding sequence ATGAACTACCATAAGTACTCAAGCAAAACCGGCTTCTCATTTTCCTACGTCATGCTGGCCTTGGTCATCGTCTTCCTGTTCATACCGCTCTTCGTCGTGGTCTTCTTCTCCTTCAACAATGCCAAGGGGATGCAATGGGACCATGCCTCACTGATCTGGTACAAACGGCTCATTTTTGAAAGCCCCTCCTTGTGGGCGGCTTTCCGAAACAGCCTCGTCATCGCCCTTACCAGTTCCGTCACCGCCACTGCGTTGGGCTCACTTGCCGCCATCGGCATCAAGTGGTACCGCTTCCATGGCCGGAGCTACATCACAACCGTCAGCTACCTGCCGATGGTCCTGCCCGAAGTCATTATCGGTATCTCGATGCTGATCTTCTTCTCCGCAGTCAAGGTTCGACTTGGCATGTTCACCATCTTTGCTGCACACACCACGTTCAACCTGCCCTTCGTCTTCATGATGGTTACCGCCCGTCTGGATGAATTCGACTATTCCACCGTCGAAGCAGCCCGTGACCTCGGAGCCAACGAACGACAGACCTTGACGAAAGTAATCATACCGACCATCATACCTGCAGTGCTTTCTGGATTCTTGATGTGCATCACCATGTCCTTGGAAGATTTCGTCATTACGTTCTTCGTCTCCGGACCTGGTTCAGGCACCCTTCCTTTGTACGTATACTCGATGATCCGCTACGGCGTCTCACCAGTGATCAATGCGCTCTCCTTTGTCATGATCCTCGGGACCATGGTCATCGCGTTCATGTTCAGGAAGTTCCTCAAGACAGTGGCGGCAAGCAGCTAG
- a CDS encoding ABC transporter permease yields MKKILKPKEREQLLGTMYGGPMGLWFTLFFTVPLGIIILYSFMKRGLYGGVEWEFTLDAYRQMFNPSFAMVVVRTLWISVLSTFLCILIAIPCGYAMAKSKHQTLLLFLIIIPFWTNSLIRIYAWISILSTEGFINSLLMRIGLIDSGLKLIYNNGAVVLVLIYMYLPFAILPLFTTIDKFDFSLLDAARDLGATKLGAIVKVMFPNIRSGLSTAFIFTFIPIFGAYTVPLLVGGKDSTMIGNIIVDQVSKTRNWPLASAFSMILTLISLVGVFWMLYNGKREQMQKGNKKTTQQALEHNIRAHHSLRGAK; encoded by the coding sequence ATGAAGAAGATCCTCAAGCCGAAAGAGCGGGAACAACTCCTGGGAACGATGTATGGCGGACCCATGGGCCTCTGGTTCACGCTCTTTTTCACCGTCCCCTTGGGAATCATCATCCTTTACAGCTTCATGAAGCGAGGCCTCTACGGCGGCGTTGAATGGGAGTTCACGCTCGATGCATATCGGCAGATGTTCAACCCCAGCTTCGCCATGGTTGTGGTGAGGACGCTGTGGATCAGCGTGCTCTCCACCTTCCTCTGCATATTGATCGCCATTCCCTGCGGCTATGCAATGGCAAAAAGCAAGCACCAGACCCTGCTGCTCTTTCTCATCATCATCCCCTTCTGGACCAACTCGCTCATCCGCATCTACGCCTGGATCTCGATACTCTCCACCGAAGGCTTCATCAACTCCCTGTTGATGCGCATCGGCCTGATTGATTCAGGGCTGAAGCTCATCTACAACAACGGGGCAGTGGTCCTGGTACTGATCTACATGTACCTGCCCTTTGCCATCCTGCCGTTGTTCACCACCATCGACAAGTTCGACTTCTCCCTCCTTGATGCCGCCCGGGACCTTGGCGCCACCAAGCTCGGGGCCATCGTCAAGGTGATGTTCCCGAACATCCGCAGTGGATTGAGCACCGCCTTCATCTTCACCTTCATCCCCATCTTTGGTGCCTATACCGTCCCCCTGCTCGTCGGCGGCAAGGATTCGACCATGATCGGAAACATCATCGTCGACCAGGTATCCAAAACAAGGAACTGGCCGTTGGCCTCTGCCTTCTCCATGATCCTGACCCTCATCTCACTGGTGGGCGTCTTCTGGATGCTTTACAACGGCAAACGTGAGCAGATGCAGAAAGGGAACAAGAAAACAACCCAGCAAGCACTTGAGCACAACATCAGGGCGCACCACAGTTTGCGAGGTGCCAAATGA